The Flaviramulus sp. BrNp1-15 genome includes the window GTTTACTTAATGCCTTTACAGGTGGAGCATTTGCTAATGCTTCAGTTTTTGCACTTGGTATTATGCCTTACATTTCTGCTTCTATTGTTGTACAATTAATGGGTATAGCTATTCCTTACCTGCAAAAATTGCAAAAAGAAGGAGCCAGTGGGCAAAAGAAAATAACTCAAATAACACGTTGGTTAACGATAGCTATTTGTTTATTACAAGCTCCTGGTTATTTAGCAAGTTTACCAGCTTTAGGAATTCCTCAAAGTGCATTTTTATTAGGTACAGGACCATTGTTTTATTTCTCTTCTGTTACTATACTAGTAACAGGGTGTATTTTTGCCATGTGGTTAGGAGAAAAGATAACTGACAAAGGTATTGGTAATGGTATTTCATTATTAATTATGGTTGGAATTATTGCAACTCTACCTCAAGCATTTTTACAAAATGCAGCAACAAGGTTGGAAGGAAACAATGTAATGTTAGTTCTTTTTGAATTGGTAATATGGTTTGTTATTATTTTAGCTTCTGTAATGTTAGTAATGGGTGTTAGAAGAATTGCAGTACAGTATGCTAGAAGAACAGCTTCAGGCGGTTATGAAAAAAGTGCCATGGCTGGATCTAGACAATACATACCATTAAAGCTAAATGCATCTGGTGTAATGCCAATTATATTTGCTCAAGCTATTATGTTTGTTCCAAGTTTAATAGGAGGTTCTTCATTTTTAAAAGAAACTACTGTTGGAGCATGGATGCAAACAAATTATTCTGACATGTTTGGATTTTGGTACAATGTCACTTTTGCTTTATTAATTATAGTATTTACATACTTTTATACAGCAATCACGGTACCAACTAATAAAATGGCAGACGACTTAAAACGTAGTGGAGGTTTTATTCCTGGAATTCGTCCAGGTTCTGAAACATCTGAATATTTAGATAGAATAATGTCTCAAATAACCTTACCAGGATCTATATTTTTAGCACTTATCGCTGTGTTCCCAGCATTTATAGTTAAGCTTATGGGTGTACAACAAGGATGGGCTTTATTTTTTGGAGGAACCTCATTACTAATTATGGTTGGAGTTGCAATTGATACTATGCAGCAAATAAACTCTTATTTGTTGAATAGACACTATGATGGTTTGATGAAAACAGGTAAAAATAGAAAAGCAGTAGCTTAAAATTTATACTATGGCAAAACAAGCAGCAATAGAACAAGACGGAACAATTATAGAAGCATTATCTAATGCTATGTTTCGTGTTGAATTAGAAAATGGTCACATTGTGACTGCACATATTTCTGGTAAAATGCGTATGCATTATATAAAATTATTACCAGGAGACAAAGTAAAATTAGAAATGAGTCCTTACGATTTAACTAAGGCTCGAATAACTTATAGATACTAATACGATGAAAGTAAGAGCATCAGTTAAAAAAAGAAGTGCAGATTGTAAAA containing:
- the secY gene encoding preprotein translocase subunit SecY, translated to MKFIESIKNVWKIEELRNRIIVTLSLLLVYRFGAQVVLPGIDAAQLGGLADKTDGGILGLLNAFTGGAFANASVFALGIMPYISASIVVQLMGIAIPYLQKLQKEGASGQKKITQITRWLTIAICLLQAPGYLASLPALGIPQSAFLLGTGPLFYFSSVTILVTGCIFAMWLGEKITDKGIGNGISLLIMVGIIATLPQAFLQNAATRLEGNNVMLVLFELVIWFVIILASVMLVMGVRRIAVQYARRTASGGYEKSAMAGSRQYIPLKLNASGVMPIIFAQAIMFVPSLIGGSSFLKETTVGAWMQTNYSDMFGFWYNVTFALLIIVFTYFYTAITVPTNKMADDLKRSGGFIPGIRPGSETSEYLDRIMSQITLPGSIFLALIAVFPAFIVKLMGVQQGWALFFGGTSLLIMVGVAIDTMQQINSYLLNRHYDGLMKTGKNRKAVA
- the infA gene encoding translation initiation factor IF-1 — encoded protein: MAKQAAIEQDGTIIEALSNAMFRVELENGHIVTAHISGKMRMHYIKLLPGDKVKLEMSPYDLTKARITYRY